CTTCTCGATCACCATCACGATCAGCTCATATCCGTGCCAGATCGCAACCTACACTAAGGCGATCAAGGTGACAGTGGACGGGCCGCGTGAGCCACGGTCTAAGCAAAGTAAGTTCCTGCCGCTGTTCGCAACTTGCCCATGACTCACGATGCTAATTGGTACTTCTTATTTGCCTTCAATTGCTGTCTCCTCTCGAACAGATTTCGCCTACGGCCATCCTGGTGCATTTAATCCTTTCATCTTAAATGCAGGCTGGCTAGACGCAGCCTACATGAACTATGCCTGGTCCGACTACTTCCGtcaacatcaacagcagcaagctATTCAGGTGCCACCTACGTCAGCTGGCCCTCAACAGACTTCGCTAGGATGCCACGACAAAGGTAGGATTCATTCAGTTTAGAGAAACTGATAATTGTGTCTTCTGCGTACGTTACATTCGTGCCATATCCTGAACATGTTACAGCTCTGGAAACTGTTCTGTTGGAACCAAACAATTGTGTGGAGAGGTCTTAAGCACCGAGAGATGTTAATAATGAAACTTCTCAAAGGTAGCAAGCATAGAATTGTTGACAGGTTTCCTTCCTCTTTTGAGCCAACCGGTTCAATAAAAAGAGCGTCAGGAGAGGGCACGGGCTACTTTGCGATAGTAGCACCGAAAGCGAACTATGTTAAAATTGTTATAAACTTGTTGTAACAAAGAATAGAAAGTCTTGTAAAAATGAACAAGTGCGGCGATGCCGGAGCAAATTCAGTTAGTAAAGCTAAAATTCTTGGTTGTCAGTAAGGCGAATTGTTTTTCGGATAAAGTATTATGACAATTCTCCATATTGGCAGACAACTATACTTTTCAAGGCATGTTCTCGTCAACATGTCAGATCTCGTTAGATATGTTCAAGACTAGCCAACAACAGTTCTTACTGATTTTCGCTCATATTTTTCAGTTATGTAAAGTTAGATCTTTAGCAGTATAACCAACCAGGAAATTACAGGGAGTCCTTTATGGACTACGACCCTCAGGATATTAATTGCCCTAGTTGAGCTGCCTTAGAGCGAGAGCTTTAaactgattttttgtttcatttgaatgttaaactttttttattatcgaacAAAGTGTTAAACTTAgaactagttttttttttggaaaaaatgtttttcgtACTGTACAAGTTCGGTGTATCAGCTTGTACGACTTGCTCGATGGCGTCTTTTATTTGTTCATGATAAGTTTTTCACTTGTGTATACATAAAGGTTTAGTTCATCGTGCATCGACACGACATCGATATCGACAGGGATTGTAGACATTTTCGTCGAACCATTAGTGCGAATTTCTTTCTTAGTAGGATTTAAATATTACGTTAAATATGACGCACAGATGATTGTTTGAGGCCAAGAAATGAATATACTTATTTTACAATTATCTCTTCCCATACAGTTAGCAGTGGTACGATAGGTAACGGACACATCCTTGGCAGTTCCACTACTACTACGACTGCAGCCGTTATTGCAGATCCCACAACCGATCTTGTGTCGCTCCGCTCGCCAACCAGCCAATCAGTGCCTGCCCCGACCGTGGCCCCAGGTGTCGCTCCGCCACCGAACGGTCTCCCTACTCCGGCGCTGCTCGCCAGCCCTGCCTCCACATACCCGCCAGGATCCATTTCCTCATTCGCGGTCCACACGGACCACCAGCTGGTCAAGTCACCCTTTTTGCCTTACGAGATAGCCGCCTTTCGttcgacggcagcagcagcggcggcCGCGGCCGCAGCGGCCAGTAACGGAACCTTGCGTCCTGCCCAGCTGTCAGCCACCATCACCCTGCATCAGTCGGCGAGTGTCGATTCGGCTTCGTCACGCCTTTCGCCAGCCTCGTCCCGTAACTCCAACGCCAGTCCGCCTCCTGCCCTTTCAACGGCAGCTGCCGCGGCTGCTGTAGCGGCAGCCGCAGCTGCATCCCTCCCACCAGGTCTATTGCATGCGGCACCGAAGGGAGTTAATCACCCAACGCATCACCATCACCTCCAGCATCCACTTCATCATCACAACCATCAGCCACGGTTGACGGTGCTCGGGCCACATCCAAGTCTGGGTCAGTCGCCGCAACTGCCAGCAGGGACGGTACCCGGTGTCAGTAGCAGTAGTATCGGTAACGACACTAGCAATGGTGATCTTTCGTCCGCCAACGAGGATGAGTCGGATGACGAACAGATCGACGTGGTTAAGTCAGCCTTCATTCCGATCCTGCGGCCACCGGCTGCACCGTCCGCCGAAACGACGGCCTCTGGAAGCACCGGTACCCGGGAAAATTCGCCTGACATTTGCGACGCGGACGTGACGGCGGCACAAAAGCCGGAAACTCCCGACTCCACCACCGCTCCAACCGGTGGTGAAACTTCGCCGCCTCGTTTCGGTCTGCGGTGCGATCTGAAAGCATTGTCCACGAAAAAGCAAATCCTGCACGAATCCGCCCCCGGGCACGTTTGCGtcaaacaacagcagcaaccgacCCCGCAGCTGGAATCGCCGGAACGCACCAAGCTCCGATCTCCCAACCTTATCAAGCAGGCGCAAAAGACGGTGTGGCGACCTTACTGAAGCCGGCGCGAGGGCGCTAAGGCGCAACTGTTGACCGGGTTGAGATTGATTGTTGGCGATCGATTGAAACCGGACAATGAACGGTGCAGGCGGTTGCTATAACGCAGCCGGCTAACTGGACCTACCGATACCCCCACTGAAAGGAAGcttttgtaaaattaaaatggtGATATTAAAGTTAAagagaaggaagaaaatagTATGTGGCAGGGagacagcaaacaaaagaaaaacaatggaAGACATTACAGGTATGAGGTGCAAGGAAAAAAGAGTTATGTATACACACACAGGGAGAGAGAaatgaagagagaaagagaatggAAAACGAGGGCAAGAGAAAgggggagaaagagagagagagagaaaaatagataaggaaaaggaaagatcgagagagagaaagagagatagagagagagaaagagagagagaaagagagagagagagaaagagagagagagaaagagagagagagagagagatttaGGATAGTGCAGATCTGTATCGgtgattttaaattaacatATTCGCAtgggaaaaacaagaaaattatagcaaagacccacgagttttttttataggGATGATTGCAATTGAATTCGCTGGTCAGAGTATAGGGATTAAGCTGAAACAGAATGAAACACACATCAGTACAGTGTCGAAGCACACAGGATTACCCCCTCCCAACCCTACCCAGAGCCATTGCGATTTGCTATAAAgttgcaaaagcaaaaatgcaaaccagaaaatgcagaaaaaaagcaaagcatcCAATCTATGCcccttctctctttctttcgctcTATCTCCGTCTCTCTGCCTCTCTTTCTCCcacgcgcacacatacacgtacaAATTCGTCCTATTTACACGCAGGCACGCAGCTGTTGTGCGTCGGATAGTACAGACAGGAAACCGGATATGGATCTGTTGTACATACCGAAGTGTAacttacattttgtttttcagcaCCAAACGAGCGCCAGCAGAAACCTGCATCAAGtcttaaaacaaaacgaagtaGAAGAAGTAAACTAAAGCTGGTTGGGCAGCAAGAATGTAACATTGGGCATTTTCTTCTGTGCGAATACGCGGCACGATTAGTTATGATGTGGGGGAAACGGTGCGGGTGTGTGTGAAGctgaaagggaaagaaaagtgCAGAAATGCTGAAATTGCAAACTATTCGATTGTATGAGACAACATGTAGCAGAAGCAACAGTAAACGCGATGTATAGAACAAATAGAAGGGATTAAAGTGTTAGAAATGGAACAGGTAATTAATCTACTTAGAACAGGAATTCCAGGCATATATGATTAtgaatatattatatatacatatatattatatatatagtAAGAACAACTTTTTCGAATTATTGATCCAACGACGCGGAACGGCATGAGAAATGAGTCCCCAATTAGTCTGTCTTCTCTCTATTTGCAGTTGACACTGTGTGGCCCAAATCAAGAAAGTGTAAAGAAAACTCCCGGAACATCGACACCGTGGAAATCCAAGGGTGTGTTGGCAACGGTGTACCGTGCGCCGTGCTTGATTTATGCACATCTACATCCACAACCACCGTCGGGCTGGTTGTTTTGATGCCTGCGTTGAAACTGTGTTATCATATTTGCTGCAGCGGGCCATGTTGGTTGGACCGGTAGAGGAAACCGACCGACGGTACAGCCTATCCTAATGATTTTCTGTCTCGCCTCCGCCACGACTGTGAAGATGGGAATTGGAATCTTTTGGCGCCCTTTAAACGATTCCATCGTTACCAGCAGTGGCGCATAAATCATTAACACATGCAACAGCTTTCATTAAAAGCGTGCGCTATTTTCAAGCGCTAGCTGTAAGCTGGGGGAGATGACGGCAGATAGATTTTCATCCTGTGCACGGGGTGagaattttcatttgcaaGATGAAAGGGGTGCGCACGCGATatcaacatacacacatacacatgtaTACAAATTTCTACCTTGTTAATGGTGATGAAAACGAGGTGCAAAGAATTGCGTCGTTTTGTTTATCGACTGAGAAACCCCATTTGTTGTCACCGTTGGTGGGGAAacagttttgttattttccatCGCATTTTTCTACTAATATGTAGTGTGTGTACGCTTTTGCTAATACGCCGGTGTTTATGAAAATTCGTTGGTCtgctttttctttcgttcgtaCCAAATTAAATCCTTTGCGGAATAGCAGCGAAACCAATTGCTCATGGGAGCACTCAACTGGCGTACAACCGTAGGAAAAATCCCCTCGGTAATGTCAACACGAGGCGTGATCGTTCGATGGGTTGTAAGCAAGCAAAGGATGTACGCAAATGAGCAAACAGGACTGGTATCCTGTAACTCAttcaataaaatgtttatctTTGTTTCCAACATTCATTTTGCAGTTACACGACGTGGATTTAGGGAAATTAGGCAaatttttctcttttcatATTTAGGTGTTTTTGACTGGATTATGTACTATACCTTAGAGTAATATAAATTTGGGCGAGccagtggtgtattggtagcgttgccgatcttcacacgaaatGGCTGTTCCATCCAGACCAATTCTCTGTACGCagaactgactatccggttacgagtaaataaagtcaaagagcTCAGAAGTGGTAAGCCTAGCCCTCCTAAGGTCGTTGTGCCGAATGAAGAATGAAGAAATACATATTTGGTTTCGTTGCAATtgggaaatttaaataaatttcaatcagTGTTTCGTTTTTACGTGTGCGCTATATTCACTGAAACAAAATTCAACTAAACTGGGTCGTGGATGCTATAACGGGAGGCTATGGATAGTAGTTTAGCGAAGCGTACTTTATTTCTGGTCGTTATTATGAAATTGTCTCTCTCGCTCCGGGACATCGACGGACATGCGcgtttttttccattcgctGTAGAAAAATGTTCGTCCTTTTTccatgatttttttcccccaacgtgatgtattttttcgcttgttttctttttttaattttgattttttttttcattttgctgtCTCAAACTCGACTCCTGCCTGTCGTTTAACTCTCGGTACACCACTCCACTTGCTAGCGTTCCGTCCACGCTGGCTTACGGGGCGAACCAAATCAAGCGTATAAATGATGGTGattataaaaatagaaaattccTTTCACAAACAACAGCGGTCCGCGAAATTCTTCAAAGCGTCAcatgatggttttttttgttcgttaatatcaTTTCCACATCTTCGTGGCTTGCTTTGGCATCCAATGGTTCTTTAACCAGTCAGTCTCTCTTGCTCTTTATAACTTTccatatatatttttttaattttgcatcCTGGCCAAACAACCACTGCCGTAATgttctttctttatttatttatttagatttCGGCACCGCCACTCCACTTTTGCCAAACCTGTTTCGGCGACTTGATGAAAATTGATCTTCTTTAGCTCCATTAGCTTTGCTCGGAAGCATTTTCTTAGTCGATTTCCATTTTCCGCCCTTTCACATATTGCCCCCCTCCCTAGAACATGATCTCCCTGCCCAGCTGTACGTAATTTCATAAGATATTTTCGCTTCTATTTCGTTTCCCGCATCCTCTTCCCATCCTTCGCCGAACGAGCTCACCATCTGCTGCCATTGAAATCAATACTGTAATTGTTGCAGGAAAGCGATGAAGATGGGATTATACAGAGGGAATTAGGATGGGTGGGTTgagttttggaaaaaaaagaacctaaTAGCAGGACTGGCGTAACCGCGTGGTAGCAATTTTACTGAAAAAGGTCACATCCAGGCGCTCGCAACTTGCTATCTAAATCTACAGCGTGAAATGCGACCAAGCCGGGTGAAAAGCAATGCCCGGGTTTTGGCACGCTAAAAAATGCCACTCCTTAGTCAGTGAAGCAGTACCTTGGCTGGAGGAtagagaagcgaacgaaaaaaaagatagaaaaaTGCTTAAATGTAGGAAGGATACAATCTGTTTCTTCCAAGGGAGATTTTCGGATTTCGTTTTATctcatttgcttttttttgtatgggcCATCATTCGTCTCTTACCATCGGTATCTATGCACGATCCCTTCCAGCCTGAAGTTCTTTGTCGTGCAAGGATCGTTTCTTGGCGTTTCATCTCCTTTTCTTGTCGGGATTGAATCTAACAGATAcgaaggatgaaaaaaaaatagttagaAGTTTCGTGAATGTCCGGTCTGGGTGAACCTTTTCATTTTGGTTTCCATAAAAACTAATAGATATAGTAGTATAGTAAATGTGTGTGAAACAATGCAAATGATGCAGAAAAAAACTGTAGCTATAGAAATAGTTCGCATTGACATCTTTGAGCCAGACTATTAATTAGTGTTAGTGTTAATTAgctaaattatgtttaaagtTGAACTAGCCAGCAGCCTTAAAAAGTGTTTAAGGTATTTTGACTACTTTTGACAAACTGCTGTTAAAATATATACGTTCAATAGGTTGaaagtaaaacactttttaacAAAATGAACAATTCGAATAGCTAACCCATGGACATTGGTagttggttctttttttaaaatgaacCTGATGTTGAGTATCGGGTATGTTCAAATATGGGGTAATATggggtaaaataaaaaaagtagaAAAGATGTATACATCTTTCAGTATCCATACCAAGTAGGGTTGGATTTACAAGGAGTATGACAAATGAAAAACGTTTTGAACCGTAAGTATAATTAGGCAATTTGAGCATTATTTTCTATCGGTTTAGCATTTTTCAAGGAAAACTATGTTCTttttaatattacttttttatatttttcgatGATTCTTTTATCTTCTTCTTGGGAACTAATGAGGTgcattaaataatttctttaaattgtttggatattattattattattattattgtttaacgcttgattttgttgacttttaatgtttttaaccATTTGCAGCTAATAGGGCTTAGAGAGAGAAATTTTATCAAGACATTTATTCCTTACCTTTTACtcgattgtgtgtgttttgtttcaaattcaTCGGtaatttttcacaattttctcATATAAACAGTGGACGTCAAACTAAATTAAACATTATGACAGAATTGATTTAGGTACCCATTATTAGCTACTATTACCGACATTTGCAATGGGTCAAATATCAACAAAGTAAACCACAAACTGTCTTTTGAACTCTGCAAACTTGTCGCGTTTCGGTGGTGTATAGTTAGCGGCACCGGTCTTCATTCGACAGGACCGAGGAAAAATCCCGTCCATACCAAACCCCCGAAGCAAGGCTGACTACCCGGATACGTGCTAAAAATAAGCCGAAAGACGAATAAATattacgaaataaaaaaaatctgcaaaCAACAGCATAAAATGTTTGGAAGAAACACTATGTTTTTCATACAAGTCCTGGTATATGTTATGAACCACACGTACAGTTATGTACTGTGTGGACCAAGATCGGTAAGAACAAACGACTACAAGGCCACACCGAAACGAGGGGTAGTgccattgttttgattttgttgcttttcgtTGGCATCCTGCCTGCTTGAGGGATGGCAGAAGGGTCCTTGTCCTTGTGCCCGCGTTGCAACGAACGAGCGCATAAAGGACCCATCTTGACACCCGCGTACCAAGACCAATCGATTGCTACGGGTAGCCGGTGAAAATGGTGGGCTAGCGGTGCCAGGATGGATGGCGGGCAAATTGAAATTGTTGACTGTTAAAATCAAATATCAGACAACATTCAACctatttttcgttttgcgcTCCCCATGGTCAGATGATGATGTTCTGGTTGTCGGTTGCTACCGGTTGCTACCCATGGCCCCCTTTTATCACCACTTGCCCCTGTAATGGAACACAAATACataaatacatacacacaattCAGAATCATACATCCCTTCACACCTCCGACACCCACTCGCTCCCCACTACCTTTCgtagcacgcacacatactTACGCCGATACAGTATTAAAAATCATTCCGGCTCGAATTGCCCTGCAAGTGTTACCCTTATTTGCCACGTACCCCTATTCACCCTGGAAACGATCACAGACACATGAACGACACGCGTTTCTATTACCTTTCTTCACCCTCAATGCCTTTCGATGCTAGATAGATGAGAGTGTACATAATTTTGCCATCCATATTTTCCGGAAGAGTGtccaatctctctctctctatataTATCTCTCCATCTCTCCATCTATCTCTTTCTATTTCTCTTTCATTCGCAGCAGTAAGGGATGTGATTTCATGGCATCGAACAGCAACATGCAGCCTGTACACAATATCGCGCGAAAATACATCATTTAAAGCGCCGTTCTGATCCGCCCCACCTTGTTACAAAGGATCGAGTCAGAATGGGAGTTAGGGAAAACTGGTGAAGCTGGAAAAGGGAGCACAGTAATGAAGGTGGAGGAAGCTAAAATGGAGTGAGCTGGGCAAGTGCTGGACCCTGCTCTGCTCCCGGCCTCCGACCCATGTCTCTAGGGCGTGCATGTTAAGGAATGAGTAGGAAAGGTGATAGACTAGGGAGACTAGCACCATGTCTACCCTACAAACAACCGGGGGTAGAAGAGCCATAGACAGGTTTATCAGTCTCGCAACCCTCCAAACAGTGTACCCACCTTTCCTTGCAGGCAGCTTACTCCGGCTCCACATCCAGGATAGCAAACAGGATATGGTAGTTCATTTAGCATATTGCCGCCGAGGTGGAGGTGTTAGGACTCATCAGCATGGGGATGGTTGCGCTGGGATGCTGTTCGGGTGGTGACACAGACACCAGGATGACACAATTGTGCCGCGGATAGCCGTTAGATGGGGACCGTCCTCCAACAGGAGGATGGATCAATATGGGCAACTGTTTGCATGGATTATGAATGCTGCAGCAAAAGCCACTCAGCCAGTGAAAATCAGAAAACCGTTCCTTTCGACTAGCTCGACCGAGGATACTGTGAtacaagagagaaagagaagttTTGTGTGACTttgagagggagagaaaaagcGAGAATTAAAGAGAGAGTGATGGagtgggagagagagagagagagagagagagagagagagagaaggagggaggggaggggaatggaaaagagaaagaaaaaccgaaGATTAAGGCGAAGAACaaggcaaagcaaaaataaagtttaatcATAGCCTGGGAAAATGACAGCATCGCCACATTAACCGCTACCGAGTGGAGTTTTGTGTATTACAAACAATCCTTCTTCCTATTCCGGGTCGTTCCATTTCGGTTTTTCGATTCCACCGTTTTTGCAAATGGAATCAGGAAAGGTGGCAATCAAAGGCGGTGAAAAGCGGCAATGAAGCTGCAGTTGTGGGAAAAAGATATCACTGGCGCTGGTGTATGGACGTTGCAAGGATGTACAACAGGCCAACACCCtagatgggtttttttgttgttgtgcgagTAATGATTTTGTCATTCAGTGTCCTTTTTTACACTTTTCACACCCCTAACTCTGCAGTTTCCTTATCCGCCACCCCACCTCTCGCAGGAACGCGGAATGCTTTGATTCCTGCATACATCCAATAAACGTGCAAGAGCTCACTCTCCTAACGACGAaatcacacatacaaaacTTAAATCACACAtacccactcacacacacacaaacacatgtataatcacacacacacacggataCACATTGAAAAAGCGTGCATGCCAACGTATGTCAAGTGACATCCATCAACGCGAAACCCATCATCGTTAGGTTTCTCGGTGGGCTTTTCGTTGGGTTTTTCGGGTAACCGCTTCTTTCGTGGCCTACCGTTAATCCGTGGCAAGGGGAGGGAAGGAAAGGATAGCAATGAGAGAAAAGGTACATGGACTTGCCTCTCGTTTTATCCAACAGAAGGGATTGCGAAATTTGCCCTCGCGCGTAATGGGAAGTACGCGCTGTATGATATGACTACTCCATCCGGCGGCATATTCATCCCGCCGTTTTGTGGGAACAACATGATAGGgatatgtgtgtgcgttttttggtTTGTGCCGTTTTTATTTACGGGCAACCATTTAATGCGCTTTACTTGATATAgtggaataaaaatatgaaacaactAAAGCGTTTAATCCGCATGTTAGGCCATCGATCGAAATCCTTCCAACCGGTTGTTTGGCTAATCCATCCAATTGCGCTCCATCCTCCATCCTGTAGGTGGTATGCGCTGGGAAGGTCGCACCGTATGAATTGTAAATAATTCTTCCTCTATGGTGACAGCGTTTTAGTTTTCTGCGATCTTTTCTTTCCACTTTTTACGAGGTTGGGTTTATTGTGAAGCATTAAGTAGATAATTTTTGTGCTTCCTTCTTATTCTTCTGGCCTAACGACCTGCAAGGTAATttttctgccatttctggcttactcgacttattttacctcaTACCCGCTAGtaagtccttgctacggggatTTGGCCCGAATGGGATTTCAaccctgtcgtgtgaagaccttCACCGCTATCAAATATACCACCAGGCCACCCCAACCATGGTATGCTTTAATGCTTTTATTTGATAAATGCTGCCTTGTTATTTCGTTTGCTTCAATTACTTGAACATATCTTTATTCTATTCCATGAttagaataatattaatttcgtaattgtgattttttttattcttttattgtgCAAGTTTTTCAGATGCTTGGGTTGCTTTAACACTTGACtagaaacaaattaataaactagcaacaaataaataaataaataaagaaacaaatcagAAAAAGGAATATCGATTTTATAAAACAGTATTACTAACATGTATATGTAACATGTCAGTATACCATGCAGTTTTATCAACTAGTAGATGTTttatgcattaaaaaaattcaCTCACACTCAAACCCGAAAACCCTACATATGTAATGCTGACGAATTGAACACAAATAGTGGCGATAGAACGCTACGTGTAACTGAAAATGTGTTTCGCtgtgaagcaaaaaagaaaaatgttaggTATTAGATTTCCCCCTTTTCCACACTTTTTCggatgttttcttgtttttttttgcgtcacTTTTTTAAGGGTTTTCATTACATCGTCGACAACACTTGCTTAACACCCTAGCCTGTAGTAGCCCCACAGACCTTgccgagaagaaaaaaatcgttatCATCTACCTCTTTGGCTCGCTCCTGAAGGGGTTTTACTACACTCGGCACTAGAACCATCCATGGCATTAGGATATTCTCGATCCACTAGCAAACGAAGAGTTCACATTTGCCGGAGACGGATAAATTCACATATGCTACACATGCTCTTCACTCCGAATGACCATTGGCCCTCAGCATTTTCCTTTAGCTGATTTCGTATAACCTTATCTCCCTATCTCTCCCACATATCCCTATCTCTTTTATTCCGTTGCCTAAAGCTAAGTCCAGCACCCAGCTGAATCGGTCAGAAACATGATCCGAAGCTAATCCGTTGCAGTAGAACTTTAGGTTCCGTGCTTCCCCCAAATTTCCTTCCATGTCGGGAATAGGTCGTGAATTGATAACCTAAGGTGCGGCATACCAACTAAGCAACCGAGGAACCAACCACTACTACACTATATCACCAACGCAATCAGAAGCCTTATCTACCTCCGATACCTTCTTCGAAATATCCCCAAAGAAAATACCCCTTCGTCGCTCTTGAAGcagaatttttttt
This window of the Anopheles moucheti chromosome X, idAnoMoucSN_F20_07, whole genome shotgun sequence genome carries:
- the LOC128306701 gene encoding segmentation protein Runt-like; amino-acid sequence: MHLPAATSSDCQSPSMPTTINDMFANLHEMLQEYHGELVQTGSPAVLCSALPTHWRSNKSLPCAFKVIALDDIQDGTLVTIKAGNDENYHAELRNATAVMKNQVAKFNDLRFVGRSGRGKSFSITITISSYPCQIATYTKAIKVTVDGPREPRSKQNFAYGHPGAFNPFILNAGWLDAAYMNYAWSDYFRQHQQQQAIQVPPTSAGPQQTSLGCHDKVSSGTIGNGHILGSSTTTTTAAVIADPTTDLVSLRSPTSQSVPAPTVAPGVAPPPNGLPTPALLASPASTYPPGSISSFAVHTDHQLVKSPFLPYEIAAFRSTAAAAAAAAAAASNGTLRPAQLSATITLHQSASVDSASSRLSPASSRNSNASPPPALSTAAAAAAVAAAAAASLPPGLLHAAPKGVNHPTHHHHLQHPLHHHNHQPRLTVLGPHPSLGQSPQLPAGTVPGVSSSSIGNDTSNGDLSSANEDESDDEQIDVVKSAFIPILRPPAAPSAETTASGSTGTRENSPDICDADVTAAQKPETPDSTTAPTGGETSPPRFGLRCDLKALSTKKQILHESAPGHVCVKQQQQPTPQLESPERTKLRSPNLIKQAQKTVWRPY